The Dictyoglomus sp. sequence TTTAAAACCTCTTATACTCCCTAAATATTGTAATCAGAACAAACTTATGATATTCTTTTTTTGTTTTTGAAAATATCTTTTTAAGGAGGAAGAAGAAGATGAGAAATATATCTGTAGAAAAATTAAATTCTCTACCTGTAGAGGAACATGGTGTAGAGTTAGTAGAAAGAAAAGGTGTAGGACATCCTGACTCCATTTGTGATGCTATAATGGATCAGATTTCTGTAAATCTATCTCAGGAGTATATAAGAATAGCTGGAAATATTCTTCACCATAACATTGATAAAAGTCTTCTTGTTGCTGGAGAAGTAGAGAGGAAAATTGGTGTTGGAGGAAGAGTAATAAAACCCATGCTTTTAGTAATCGGAGATAGAGCAACATCTGAAATAGATGGGATAAAGATCCCAGTGGAGGAAATTGCTATTGAAACTGCAAAGGATTGGATAAGAAAAAATCTAAGATTTGTTGATCCTGAAAAGCATATTAAGTTTCAAGTGGAATTAAAGCCTGGATCTCCAGAGCTTACAGATATATTTAGAAGAAGAAAAGGATTGCTTCCTGCTAATGATACTTCTGCTTCTGTTGGATATGCACCCCTTACTGCTACGGAAAGATTAATTATAGATCTTGAAAGATATTTAAATTCTTCCAAATTTAAAGCAATTCATCCTGAGGTAGGAGAAGATATAAAAATTATGGGCTTTAGGAAAAAAAGAGTTCTTCAACTTACCATTGCTCTCCCATTAATTGATAGATTTGTAGAGAGTGTTCAAGATTATTTCAACAAAAAGGAAATAATAAAAGGAGAGATTGAAAAATTTGTTCAAGAGAGAAATCAGTCCTTTGAAAAAATAATTATTGATATTAACACTTTGGATGATCCCGAAAGGGGATTAGATGGAATATATTTAAGTGTACTTGGAACTTCAGCAGAAGATGGAGATTCAGGGCAGGTAGGGAGAGGAAATAGAGTAAATGGAGTTATTGCTTTAAATCGCCCCATGGGAACAGAAGCAGCAGCAGGTAAGAATCCTGTAAGCCATGTCGGTAAAATATATAACATTCTTGCCCATAAATTAGCTAACGAAATTTATCAAAATATACCAGGCATAAAAGAAGTATATGTATGGTTGTGTAGCCAGATTGGAAAACCAATTGATCAGCCTATGATAGCTACCGCACAGTTAATATTGGATAATGGAGTTTCCATTTATGATGTGGCAAAACCTGTGGAGAATATAATAGACCAAGAGTTAGCAAATATAGGAGCTTTTTGTGAAGATCTTGCAAAGGGGAAGTATCCTGTATGGTAGAAAAGACTCCCCATTGGGCGGATTTAACAGCAGAGGAAATAATAAAAATTAAGGGAAAGAAAAATGTTGTAGCAACAGGTATTACTCCTTCTGGTCCCATTCATTTAGGAAATTTGAGAGAAATTTTAACAGGAGACGCAATTGCTAGGGCATTAAAGGAACAAGGATCAGAAGTCAGATTTATCTATATTGCAGACTCCTTTGATCCCTTAAGAAAAGTATATCCATTTTTGCCCGAATCCTATATAGAACATGTAGGAAAACCAATTTCAGAGATTCCAGATCCTGAGGGATGTCATGAGAATTATGCAGAACATTTTTTAAATCCATTTTTAGATGCTATAAAAGAATTAGGAATAGAGGTAGAAGTTATAAAGATTCATGAAGAATATGAAAAGGGGACTTACACATCAATTATAGATATTACCTTAGAAAAAAATGAGAGAATTACAGAAATTCTTAACGAGATT is a genomic window containing:
- a CDS encoding methionine adenosyltransferase, translating into MRNISVEKLNSLPVEEHGVELVERKGVGHPDSICDAIMDQISVNLSQEYIRIAGNILHHNIDKSLLVAGEVERKIGVGGRVIKPMLLVIGDRATSEIDGIKIPVEEIAIETAKDWIRKNLRFVDPEKHIKFQVELKPGSPELTDIFRRRKGLLPANDTSASVGYAPLTATERLIIDLERYLNSSKFKAIHPEVGEDIKIMGFRKKRVLQLTIALPLIDRFVESVQDYFNKKEIIKGEIEKFVQERNQSFEKIIIDINTLDDPERGLDGIYLSVLGTSAEDGDSGQVGRGNRVNGVIALNRPMGTEAAAGKNPVSHVGKIYNILAHKLANEIYQNIPGIKEVYVWLCSQIGKPIDQPMIATAQLILDNGVSIYDVAKPVENIIDQELANIGAFCEDLAKGKYPVW